Proteins encoded within one genomic window of Actinoplanes octamycinicus:
- a CDS encoding MmcQ/YjbR family DNA-binding protein — protein sequence MVTVDDVRRIARDLPRSEEHLIRDRVKFRVGKIVYVAFSRDETTMGFGFPKEERAALVAASPAKFQLPRESDMRFNWVVARLDQLDEEEMTELVLDAWRMVVPKKVWTAYLPRLA from the coding sequence ATGGTCACCGTCGATGACGTTCGGCGGATCGCCCGGGATCTGCCGCGCAGCGAGGAGCACCTGATCCGGGACCGAGTGAAGTTCCGGGTGGGCAAGATCGTCTATGTCGCGTTCTCCCGCGACGAGACGACGATGGGGTTCGGCTTCCCCAAGGAGGAGCGGGCCGCCCTGGTCGCCGCCAGCCCCGCCAAGTTCCAGCTGCCCCGCGAGTCCGACATGCGCTTCAACTGGGTCGTGGCCCGGCTGGACCAGCTCGACGAGGAGGAGATGACCGAGCTGGTCCTGGACGCCTGGCGGATGGTCGTCCCCAAGAAGGTCTGGACCGCCTACCTCCCACGCCTGGCCTGA